In a genomic window of Desulfomonilia bacterium:
- the tgt gene encoding tRNA guanosine(34) transglycosylase Tgt, whose protein sequence is MSFKLLAEDGRARRGEFTTEHGTVQTPAFMPVGTAGFVRSTPARDVAATGSEVILANTYHLSLGERLFSVKHLGGLHKFMGWDKTILTDSGGFQVFSLPEREITEEGVTFKYEEDGEKITLSPERSMEIQRDLGADIVMAFDECVAYPSEHDYVKRSVERTTRWAKRCREFKLARHQFLFGIVQGGVYEDLRKKSAKDITSIDFDGYAIGGVSVGEGHDLMKQAVKFAAPLLPEDKPRYLMGVGLPEDLIAAAGLGMDMFDCVIPTRFARNATLFTRTGKLRIKDKSYRKDRYPVDTKCGCYTCRTYPRMVLRYMFHIGDPLAETLATIHNLTFYQDLMRDMRMAIEEGRFYRFAETWLGTYLKKNS, encoded by the coding sequence ATCTCATTCAAACTCCTTGCCGAAGACGGGCGGGCGAGGAGAGGCGAATTCACGACAGAACACGGAACAGTCCAGACACCTGCATTCATGCCGGTAGGAACGGCGGGTTTCGTCAGGTCAACACCGGCCAGGGATGTCGCGGCGACAGGCTCGGAAGTGATCCTTGCAAACACCTATCATCTTTCTCTAGGAGAGAGGCTCTTTTCTGTAAAGCATCTCGGCGGGCTCCATAAGTTCATGGGCTGGGACAAGACCATACTGACCGACTCCGGTGGATTCCAGGTTTTTTCGCTGCCTGAAAGGGAAATAACCGAAGAAGGCGTTACATTCAAATATGAAGAGGACGGTGAGAAGATAACTCTTTCTCCCGAGCGCTCGATGGAAATACAGCGTGATCTTGGCGCCGATATAGTGATGGCGTTTGACGAGTGCGTGGCGTACCCTTCCGAGCATGATTATGTTAAGCGCTCTGTGGAACGCACGACACGCTGGGCGAAAAGGTGCCGCGAGTTCAAGCTTGCCAGGCACCAGTTCCTGTTCGGTATAGTCCAAGGCGGTGTTTATGAGGATTTGCGCAAAAAGAGCGCAAAAGACATCACCTCGATTGATTTTGACGGCTATGCAATAGGTGGGGTGAGCGTGGGTGAAGGCCATGACCTTATGAAACAGGCCGTCAAGTTTGCCGCCCCTCTGCTGCCGGAGGATAAGCCCAGATACCTCATGGGCGTGGGTCTGCCCGAAGACCTTATCGCCGCCGCAGGCCTTGGCATGGATATGTTCGACTGCGTAATACCTACACGTTTTGCCAGGAACGCAACACTGTTCACACGCACCGGCAAGCTCCGTATTAAGGACAAGTCATACCGCAAAGACCGATACCCGGTAGACACGAAATGCGGCTGCTATACCTGCAGAACTTATCCGCGCATGGTGCTCAGATACATGTTCCACATAGGTGATCCGCTGGCTGAGACGCTTGCAACCATCCATAACCTCACATTCTACCAGGACCTCATGCGTGATATGAGAATGGCCATAGAAGAGGGCCGATTTTACCGCTTCGCTGAGACCTGGCTGGGGACGTATCTGAAGAAAAATTCATAG
- a CDS encoding ATP-dependent Clp protease adaptor ClpS, with product MPDKNAPIEYADENTKLLPEHGIKLPRMFRVIIHNDHYTTMEFVVEVLVSVFHKPAAEATMLMMDVHKKGRGVAGVYTLDIALTKIMQVHSMAKERGYPLKCSYEEA from the coding sequence ATGCCTGATAAAAATGCCCCGATTGAATATGCCGACGAGAATACGAAGCTGCTTCCCGAGCACGGGATCAAGCTTCCCAGAATGTTCAGGGTAATCATTCACAATGATCATTACACGACAATGGAGTTTGTTGTGGAAGTCCTTGTTTCGGTCTTTCACAAACCGGCGGCGGAAGCCACAATGTTGATGATGGATGTGCATAAGAAAGGCAGAGGTGTCGCAGGTGTTTATACGCTCGATATCGCACTTACCAAAATAATGCAGGTCCACAGCATGGCCAAAGAGCGTGGGTATCCGCTGAAATGCTCATATGAAGAAGCGTAA
- a CDS encoding aspartate aminotransferase family protein, whose protein sequence is MSTPEEIKQQALKDFAEFINPMKVRTMKSAGIDIIEEKRSGACSWDITGKRYIDCQTGSGIMNVGRGNQEIAAALKKALDTYDIGVFLLCSKQKADLAKRLAEITPGDLSCTIFGAGGGEAVDAAIKIARGFTMKPGIIYTDKAYHGHTGFALSAIGRDAYKESFEPLMPGFTKVPFGDADAIRKAVNKETAAVILETIQGEGGINIPPEGYLAEVRKICDENEVLLILDEIQTGFGRTGKMFACEHWGVVPDLMTVAKSLGGGIYPISATIFKEEINDFFIPHPFVHLSTFGGSDLGCIVGMAAIDYIIKNDLPGNAERMGQRFKAGFDRLLKEYPDLLLEVRQKGLMMGLQYTNESIGPRMTKKLSDRGVLAIYTGNDPSICRFMPPLVITPEEVDEVLNALEDSMKELSGEKGIGKND, encoded by the coding sequence ATGAGCACACCTGAAGAGATCAAGCAGCAGGCCTTAAAGGATTTTGCCGAATTCATCAACCCCATGAAGGTCAGGACAATGAAAAGCGCCGGCATAGACATCATCGAAGAAAAGCGCAGCGGCGCATGTTCGTGGGACATTACCGGAAAGCGCTACATCGACTGCCAGACGGGCTCGGGCATTATGAATGTCGGCCGGGGCAATCAGGAAATCGCTGCGGCCCTTAAAAAAGCGCTCGATACATACGACATCGGCGTCTTTCTTTTATGCTCAAAGCAGAAGGCTGACCTGGCGAAAAGACTTGCCGAGATAACGCCTGGCGACCTGAGCTGCACCATATTCGGTGCAGGCGGCGGCGAGGCTGTCGATGCTGCCATCAAGATTGCCAGGGGTTTCACGATGAAGCCCGGCATCATCTACACGGACAAGGCCTATCACGGTCATACGGGTTTTGCACTGTCTGCAATAGGGCGGGATGCCTATAAGGAATCATTTGAACCTCTCATGCCGGGATTCACAAAAGTCCCGTTCGGCGATGCCGATGCGATAAGAAAAGCGGTGAACAAGGAAACAGCAGCCGTCATTCTTGAAACCATCCAGGGAGAAGGCGGAATTAATATCCCGCCTGAAGGCTATCTGGCCGAGGTCAGGAAGATATGCGACGAGAATGAAGTGCTGCTTATTCTTGACGAGATACAGACCGGCTTCGGCCGTACGGGAAAAATGTTTGCATGCGAACACTGGGGTGTCGTGCCTGACTTGATGACAGTTGCAAAATCGCTTGGCGGTGGCATCTATCCCATATCGGCAACAATCTTCAAGGAGGAGATCAACGACTTTTTCATCCCGCATCCGTTCGTCCATCTGTCCACGTTCGGCGGTTCCGATCTGGGCTGCATAGTGGGTATGGCAGCAATCGATTACATAATAAAGAACGACCTGCCGGGTAATGCGGAAAGAATGGGGCAGCGTTTCAAAGCCGGGTTCGACAGGCTCCTGAAAGAATATCCCGACCTGCTGCTCGAGGTCAGGCAGAAAGGGCTCATGATGGGCCTGCAATATACGAATGAATCAATCGGGCCACGCATGACGAAGAAACTTTCGGACAGGGGGGTGCTTGCGATTTATACGGGAAACGATCCGAGCATATGCAGATTCATGCCGCCCCTTGTGATTACACCTGAAGAAGTTGACGAGGTGTTGAACGCCCTTGAAGATTCCATGAAGGAACTCTCTGGTGAGAAGGGAATAGGCAAGAACGATTAG
- a CDS encoding SCP2 sterol-binding domain-containing protein, whose protein sequence is MATSQEILDALADYQVNCNENKRLRRMQRDWTKLLHFNAEDTGDWFTMNVINGEIVSFSAGAEGTPDIIVTTISENLCDMFWGDLNPSQKYLQGEIRVKASQEDVVRLDAITMIIWPDA, encoded by the coding sequence GTGGCTACATCACAGGAAATCTTGGATGCTCTGGCTGACTATCAGGTAAACTGCAATGAAAACAAGAGGCTTCGCAGGATGCAGCGCGACTGGACCAAGCTGCTGCATTTCAATGCCGAGGACACGGGAGACTGGTTCACCATGAACGTGATAAACGGTGAGATAGTCTCATTCAGCGCAGGTGCCGAAGGTACGCCGGATATCATTGTAACTACAATCAGCGAAAACCTTTGTGACATGTTCTGGGGAGACCTGAACCCGTCACAGAAGTACCTTCAGGGGGAGATCAGGGTCAAGGCGTCACAGGAGGATGTCGTCCGGCTTGACGCAATTACGATGATAATATGGCCTGACGCCTGA
- a CDS encoding APC family permease, whose translation MTTLKKVLKLRTVTSASAGMALATSCYIAGFQVATILVGELAWISVLIAGVLCLLSAMCFAELTSQYPTAAGIKLFIQRAFNEKAAIIIGTFYVILGISMVGAESYLLSSVIVHAFTVIGPLVDKLFWMTFFIVFVAAINYRGVKLTGFVQDVMTYVMIGFLVLVSIYSISKFGVDIKPALASPKFNLTNIINAAGVGVFLFVGFEWVTPLAEETTDYRLIGKGMFIAIGLLSITYALFTVGMWIGLTPEQKLSGTPIPHILLGQNLFGKVGIGLFMLMSILASVTSFNSGLLNTSRFAYAMSRDNVLPSAFSRLHPDYATPWVSILGLMIFALLVSLLILFTGKYLFIIVMAAALECFIYVVMAVCVIKLRRKMPDNPRDFKVPGGYVIPVMTIVVFTGLLVGIFIDKSRDYAGNILFSNYWVAVVMAVFFVLCALYTITVVPIFKKKAAAKASARVKRRPGKVS comes from the coding sequence ATGACCACACTGAAAAAGGTTTTGAAATTAAGGACAGTGACATCGGCATCGGCGGGTATGGCACTGGCTACATCATGCTATATTGCAGGTTTCCAGGTGGCGACCATTCTGGTGGGAGAGCTTGCATGGATATCTGTGCTCATCGCAGGAGTTCTATGCCTCCTCTCTGCCATGTGCTTTGCGGAACTTACGTCCCAATATCCGACAGCTGCCGGAATAAAGCTCTTTATCCAGAGGGCATTCAATGAAAAGGCTGCCATCATCATCGGGACATTTTATGTCATTCTCGGTATCTCGATGGTCGGTGCGGAAAGTTATCTTCTTTCCAGCGTCATTGTTCATGCATTTACCGTGATCGGCCCGCTTGTAGACAAGCTTTTCTGGATGACTTTCTTCATTGTCTTTGTTGCCGCCATAAATTATCGCGGGGTAAAGCTGACTGGTTTTGTCCAGGATGTCATGACCTATGTGATGATAGGCTTCCTTGTTCTGGTATCCATTTACTCGATTTCAAAGTTCGGTGTGGACATCAAACCCGCACTGGCAAGCCCCAAGTTCAATCTTACCAATATAATTAATGCGGCGGGTGTAGGAGTGTTTCTATTTGTCGGCTTCGAATGGGTTACGCCTCTTGCGGAGGAAACCACCGACTACAGGCTGATCGGAAAGGGCATGTTCATAGCGATAGGCCTCCTTTCAATAACATACGCCCTGTTTACGGTCGGGATGTGGATCGGGTTGACGCCGGAACAGAAACTTTCCGGAACTCCGATTCCCCATATACTTCTCGGGCAGAATCTGTTTGGAAAAGTGGGCATAGGCCTTTTCATGCTCATGAGCATTCTGGCGTCTGTTACGTCCTTTAACTCAGGGCTTCTCAATACATCTCGTTTTGCCTATGCCATGTCGCGCGATAATGTCCTGCCGTCTGCCTTCAGCAGGCTTCATCCCGATTATGCGACACCCTGGGTGTCCATACTCGGGCTGATGATATTTGCGCTTCTTGTGAGCCTTCTCATCCTTTTTACAGGGAAATATCTTTTCATCATCGTGATGGCGGCAGCACTTGAATGCTTCATATATGTGGTTATGGCGGTATGCGTGATCAAACTCAGAAGAAAAATGCCTGATAACCCGAGGGATTTCAAGGTACCGGGCGGATATGTAATTCCAGTCATGACGATTGTTGTTTTTACGGGCCTGCTTGTGGGTATATTCATTGATAAAAGCAGGGACTATGCGGGGAATATCCTTTTCTCCAACTACTGGGTTGCTGTTGTGATGGCTGTATTCTTTGTTCTATGCGCACTTTATACCATTACTGTTGTACCTATCTTTAAGAAAAAGGCTGCGGCAAAGGCATCTGCAAGGGTCAAGAGAAGACCCGGAAAAGTTTCCTAG
- the clpA gene encoding ATP-dependent Clp protease ATP-binding subunit ClpA — protein sequence MENSESLNLVIMAALSEAKNRGHEYLTPEHLLYAMLFSPEGIEIIENCGGDIETLKKNLNRHFDERIPKIFNREPVISEQFHSVMERTFIHSASAQKEILDIGDIIVSLFDEEESFASYYLSSQGITRLDILNFISHGISLLPGGTQEEGASEEAETSEEKMEGKAKKSFLEMFTTELVEKAKLGEMDPLIGREDIIERTVQVLCRRLKNNPIHVGEPGVGKTAITEGLAQRIAEGRVPKPLAGAKIYSLDMGALLAGTRYRGDFEERLKRVLAELNSRENVILFIDEIHTIVGAGAVSGGSMDASNILKPALALGKMRCIGSTTFEEYRKHFDRDRALSRRFQKIDITEPSIEETRTILAGLKERYEKHHDVVYSDEAILAAAELSAKYINDRHLPDKAIDVIDEAGAYARMNRPDGLSGAVTITREAIEKVVSKIARIPERSVSSTETFKLKNLEDELKSQIFGQDKAIDTVVSAIKRSRAGFGSADKPVASLLFVGPTGVGKTELARQLASSLGVSLHRFDMSEYQEKHTVARLVGAPPGYVGYEEGGLLTEAIRKTPYAVLLLDEIEKAHQDIFNTLLQVMDYATLTDNAGKKADFRNVIIIMTSNAGARELGKKQVGFTHDEPLRTDALTDAVNRIFAPEFRNRLDGVVVFNGLDIGITEQIVRKEIGIFASQLLEKKVNIEVSDDAYLHLAKKGFSTEFGARQIARLIQDEIKAFFVDKVLFGSLAGGGRVSIDVKDNRIFIKVL from the coding sequence ATGGAAAACAGCGAAAGCCTCAACCTTGTCATCATGGCTGCGTTGAGTGAGGCCAAAAACCGAGGACATGAATATCTGACGCCGGAGCATCTCTTATATGCGATGCTTTTCTCACCCGAAGGCATCGAAATAATCGAAAACTGCGGCGGCGACATTGAAACGCTCAAGAAAAACCTCAACCGTCACTTCGATGAAAGAATCCCTAAAATATTTAACAGGGAACCTGTCATATCCGAACAGTTCCACAGTGTCATGGAGCGTACGTTCATTCACTCGGCATCCGCGCAGAAAGAAATCCTTGATATAGGCGATATAATCGTATCCCTGTTTGATGAAGAGGAATCATTTGCGTCGTATTATCTGTCAAGTCAGGGCATAACCCGGCTTGACATACTGAATTTTATATCCCACGGGATATCTCTTCTTCCCGGCGGTACACAGGAAGAAGGCGCAAGCGAAGAAGCGGAAACCTCTGAAGAAAAAATGGAGGGTAAAGCCAAGAAAAGCTTCCTCGAGATGTTTACGACCGAACTTGTGGAAAAGGCGAAGCTTGGGGAAATGGATCCTCTCATAGGAAGGGAAGACATAATAGAGCGGACAGTGCAGGTTCTTTGCCGCAGGCTCAAGAACAACCCCATCCATGTGGGAGAACCAGGTGTCGGCAAAACTGCAATCACCGAAGGGCTTGCCCAGCGGATTGCGGAAGGCAGGGTTCCAAAACCTCTCGCTGGAGCAAAGATATATTCCCTCGATATGGGTGCGCTCTTGGCGGGCACAAGATACAGGGGCGATTTTGAAGAAAGGCTGAAAAGGGTGCTTGCAGAACTCAACAGCAGGGAGAATGTAATACTCTTTATTGATGAGATTCATACCATTGTCGGCGCAGGGGCGGTTTCCGGAGGTTCAATGGATGCGTCAAATATCCTGAAACCAGCGCTGGCACTGGGGAAGATGCGTTGCATAGGTTCCACGACGTTCGAGGAATACAGAAAACATTTTGACCGCGACCGGGCATTGTCCAGGCGATTTCAGAAGATCGACATCACCGAACCCAGCATTGAAGAAACCAGGACAATACTTGCCGGGCTGAAGGAACGATATGAAAAACACCACGATGTTGTTTACAGTGATGAGGCGATCCTGGCGGCAGCCGAGCTTTCGGCAAAGTACATAAATGACCGCCACCTGCCCGACAAGGCGATAGACGTGATAGACGAGGCGGGCGCATATGCGCGGATGAACAGGCCGGACGGCCTTTCAGGCGCAGTGACAATTACACGCGAGGCCATAGAGAAGGTAGTATCGAAAATAGCCAGGATTCCGGAAAGAAGCGTTTCATCTACGGAGACCTTCAAACTCAAAAATCTGGAAGATGAACTCAAGTCGCAGATATTCGGCCAGGACAAGGCGATAGACACCGTCGTATCTGCCATCAAGCGCTCGCGTGCAGGATTCGGCTCCGCTGACAAGCCTGTGGCGAGCCTGCTCTTTGTCGGGCCCACGGGCGTCGGCAAGACCGAGCTTGCACGCCAGCTTGCTTCAAGCCTGGGCGTGTCACTGCATCGTTTCGATATGAGCGAATATCAGGAAAAGCATACGGTAGCCAGACTGGTGGGCGCTCCTCCCGGTTATGTCGGCTATGAAGAGGGCGGCCTCCTTACCGAAGCGATAAGGAAGACACCTTATGCCGTGCTTCTGCTGGACGAGATTGAAAAGGCCCATCAGGACATCTTCAATACGCTTCTTCAGGTCATGGACTATGCCACGCTTACCGACAATGCAGGCAAGAAGGCGGATTTCAGAAATGTCATCATTATAATGACATCAAATGCGGGGGCCAGGGAACTTGGCAAAAAACAGGTCGGTTTCACACATGATGAACCGCTCAGGACCGATGCCTTAACCGATGCGGTCAACAGGATATTCGCACCGGAATTCAGGAATCGTCTGGATGGTGTCGTTGTTTTCAACGGCCTAGATATAGGCATAACCGAGCAGATCGTCAGAAAGGAGATAGGCATTTTCGCCAGTCAGCTCCTCGAGAAAAAGGTAAACATTGAAGTCTCTGACGATGCATATCTGCACCTTGCGAAAAAAGGGTTTTCAACCGAATTCGGGGCCCGCCAGATTGCAAGGCTTATTCAGGATGAGATAAAGGCATTCTTTGTCGATAAGGTGCTGTTCGGCTCTCTTGCCGGAGGCGGCCGTGTCAGTATTGATGTAAAGGACAACCGCATTTTCATTAAAGTGCTTTGA
- the proC gene encoding pyrroline-5-carboxylate reductase, giving the protein MIAIGFLGAGNMAEAIIGGIIRKNLYSPSGIAAYDINSQRLVHMESRFGMIISASPNDLAKASRAVVIAMKPAQVLPAIKNIKNELEGKLIITIAAGITIAAIQSVLGEDARVVRVMPNTPALVLEGASAIAGSSTCTHEDLGIARDIFSGIGICVELNESQIDAVTGLSGSGPAYCFALIEAMADGGVRAGLPRDIAIKLAAATLKGSGAMVLETGKHPAELRDMVTSPSGTTAEGLAILENRGFRAAVSDAVWFAYKRSIELSSKA; this is encoded by the coding sequence ATGATAGCAATAGGCTTTCTGGGTGCGGGAAACATGGCTGAGGCAATAATCGGCGGCATAATCAGGAAAAATCTCTACAGCCCTTCAGGCATTGCGGCATATGACATTAACAGCCAGCGTCTGGTGCATATGGAGTCGAGATTCGGGATGATTATCTCGGCATCTCCCAATGATCTGGCAAAGGCCTCGCGTGCGGTAGTAATAGCAATGAAACCGGCGCAGGTGCTGCCCGCGATAAAGAACATAAAAAATGAACTTGAAGGCAAGCTGATTATTACCATTGCAGCCGGCATAACAATTGCGGCCATTCAATCCGTGCTCGGGGAGGATGCAAGGGTTGTGCGCGTGATGCCCAACACGCCTGCGCTGGTGCTGGAAGGGGCCAGTGCGATTGCAGGCTCGTCCACATGCACCCATGAGGACCTTGGAATTGCCCGTGACATATTCTCAGGGATAGGCATATGCGTAGAACTTAACGAATCCCAGATAGATGCAGTAACAGGCCTGTCAGGTTCGGGCCCGGCATACTGCTTTGCCCTGATAGAAGCGATGGCCGACGGCGGAGTAAGGGCCGGGCTTCCCAGGGATATCGCCATAAAGCTGGCCGCTGCCACACTGAAGGGCTCGGGCGCAATGGTGCTGGAGACGGGAAAGCACCCTGCCGAACTCAGGGATATGGTAACATCCCCGAGCGGCACAACAGCCGAGGGTCTCGCAATACTTGAAAACAGAGGATTTCGCGCCGCCGTGAGCGATGCGGTGTGGTTCGCCTACAAGCGCTCAATAGAACTGAGTTCAAAAGCTTAG
- a CDS encoding 7TM diverse intracellular signaling domain-containing protein: MHFRKRIALDIIAMLGAAFLLCCLVSGCAGETSSRQPAAINGVLDLSRWDFNRNGNVKLVGQWEFYWKELLTPEDFDRASKPEMTTLAELPAYWNDIKVNGKTLPAKGYATYRLKILTNGNVDKLSLYIGLINVAYKLFVNGRLVAAEGKVGTSLKDEIPLNRPGVFDCSISGKEAEIILQISNFRYVNGGPGEIIYFGPESGMERIFGKKIFYDFFILGSLLIIGLYQIIFFLQRRRDAAYLYFGLFCLGAAIVLISSYSQVYFFTLFFPEIPRDILFKALNVGLYLIPPSLLSFFCSTFPDEGFKITEKVVWIISAVAAVIAVLTPTYISSYVLQAGMLEIIVVLVLCLIINISAVIRKRDDAVLILTAFFLIFVCMIIDVMTSNNIIFSRNIALTPYAMFIFVLVLSYQLSIRLSRAFAAEEKIAKELVKRTGQLHEKNIELDRDIEERKRVENKLTQTWTYLNKVFNSLSSILVSVNGEGIVSQWNTPAEKITGISSSDAKGKPVWNILPLLSEHKEDLQRVISSGKSVLLERVKLENGIDRFFNIAITPLEPGEPGDAVILADDITELEKKEQQLRHMQRMETLGTLAGGIAHDFNNALMGIVSPLSLVQYIRRKDKPIDPAYLDKQLLIMEESSNRAIDMVRRLLAISRKQEFSYVPVDLNSSIKHVINICESSLDKRIEIMESVYSEPAIVFADKTQMEQMLLNLCINAAHAMTTMRGPEEPAGGKLSVEIEKIYADSRFCAAHPEAAIGDYWMVSVTDTGVGIPEELFSKIFDPFFTTKKVQEGTGLGLAMVYGIVKEHKGFITVYSEPGIGSRFNVFLPVYLGKKTMETEAEIDESVFKGELILVVDDDRLSLKSICEMLDLIGLRTITASDGEEAVDLFRRHYKDIAVVMLDMNMPLRSGRETYLEMKKVDNGVKVIISSGYAKDNRIEALIALGVRAFIPKPYSIGKLKEVLNEIIGNI, translated from the coding sequence ATGCACTTCAGGAAAAGGATAGCACTTGATATTATCGCCATGCTCGGAGCGGCCTTTCTTCTATGCTGTCTGGTGTCGGGTTGCGCCGGAGAGACAAGTTCCCGGCAGCCCGCAGCAATAAATGGAGTTCTGGATCTCAGTCGGTGGGACTTTAATAGAAACGGCAATGTGAAGCTTGTCGGACAATGGGAGTTTTATTGGAAGGAATTGCTTACACCGGAAGATTTTGACAGAGCCTCAAAGCCCGAAATGACCACATTAGCTGAACTTCCGGCTTACTGGAATGATATCAAAGTAAATGGAAAAACCCTGCCGGCAAAGGGCTATGCCACATACCGCCTGAAGATCCTTACAAACGGGAATGTGGACAAGCTTTCCTTATATATCGGTCTGATCAATGTGGCCTATAAACTCTTTGTCAACGGCCGGCTTGTTGCGGCTGAGGGAAAGGTCGGGACATCATTGAAAGATGAAATTCCGCTCAACAGACCCGGCGTATTTGACTGCAGCATTTCGGGAAAAGAGGCCGAGATCATCCTTCAGATATCCAATTTCCGTTACGTAAACGGCGGTCCGGGCGAAATAATATACTTTGGCCCGGAAAGCGGCATGGAAAGGATTTTCGGGAAAAAGATATTCTATGACTTTTTTATACTGGGGAGCCTTTTGATTATCGGGCTTTATCAGATCATATTTTTCCTGCAGCGCCGCAGAGATGCCGCATATCTTTATTTCGGACTGTTCTGTCTGGGTGCGGCAATCGTGCTGATCTCTTCTTATTCTCAGGTTTATTTCTTCACGCTTTTTTTCCCGGAAATCCCTAGGGACATTCTGTTTAAAGCCTTAAATGTCGGTCTGTATCTTATTCCTCCATCGCTTTTGTCTTTTTTCTGTTCGACATTCCCGGATGAGGGTTTCAAAATAACGGAGAAGGTCGTCTGGATCATTTCCGCCGTTGCAGCGGTGATTGCAGTTCTCACTCCTACCTATATAAGTTCATATGTGCTGCAGGCAGGCATGCTTGAGATTATAGTCGTCCTTGTCCTGTGTCTGATTATCAATATATCCGCGGTTATAAGAAAACGCGATGATGCCGTCCTTATATTGACTGCATTCTTTTTGATTTTTGTCTGTATGATTATTGATGTCATGACATCGAACAATATCATTTTTTCACGCAATATCGCTTTAACTCCATATGCCATGTTCATATTTGTCCTTGTTCTTTCGTACCAGCTTTCAATACGCCTATCCAGGGCATTTGCCGCAGAGGAAAAGATAGCGAAGGAACTGGTGAAAAGAACCGGCCAACTCCATGAAAAGAATATCGAACTGGACAGGGATATCGAAGAAAGAAAAAGAGTTGAAAATAAATTGACCCAGACGTGGACATATCTGAACAAGGTATTCAATTCGCTCTCTTCAATACTTGTATCTGTAAATGGTGAAGGTATTGTAAGTCAATGGAACACGCCAGCGGAGAAGATTACAGGGATTTCCTCAAGCGATGCCAAAGGCAAGCCGGTCTGGAATATACTGCCTCTCCTCAGTGAACATAAGGAAGATCTTCAAAGGGTTATCAGTTCAGGAAAATCGGTTTTGCTGGAGAGGGTAAAGCTTGAAAACGGTATTGACAGATTTTTCAATATCGCCATAACACCGCTTGAACCCGGTGAACCTGGAGATGCTGTTATCCTTGCCGATGATATCACGGAACTTGAAAAGAAAGAACAGCAGCTGCGCCACATGCAGAGGATGGAGACTCTGGGAACGCTCGCCGGAGGTATAGCGCACGATTTCAACAACGCCTTGATGGGTATCGTAAGCCCCCTTTCCCTTGTCCAGTATATACGCAGGAAAGACAAACCGATTGACCCGGCTTATCTGGACAAACAGCTTTTGATTATGGAAGAGTCGTCTAACAGGGCAATAGATATGGTGAGAAGGCTTCTGGCAATATCTCGCAAACAGGAGTTTTCCTATGTCCCTGTGGACCTCAACAGTTCAATAAAGCATGTAATAAATATCTGCGAGAGCTCTCTCGACAAAAGAATCGAGATCATGGAAAGCGTCTACAGCGAACCTGCAATCGTATTTGCAGACAAGACACAGATGGAGCAGATGCTTCTGAATCTTTGCATAAATGCCGCTCATGCAATGACAACCATGAGGGGTCCGGAAGAACCTGCCGGAGGGAAACTGAGCGTCGAAATTGAAAAAATATATGCCGACTCCCGTTTTTGTGCCGCTCATCCAGAGGCCGCAATAGGTGATTACTGGATGGTGAGTGTAACCGATACGGGCGTAGGGATACCCGAAGAGCTTTTCTCAAAGATATTTGATCCTTTCTTTACCACAAAGAAGGTTCAGGAGGGAACCGGGCTTGGTCTGGCAATGGTTTATGGTATTGTAAAGGAGCACAAGGGGTTCATTACGGTATATTCGGAACCGGGTATAGGCTCCAGGTTTAATGTTTTCCTGCCTGTATATTTAGGGAAGAAAACAATGGAAACCGAAGCTGAAATTGACGAAAGTGTATTCAAAGGGGAACTTATACTTGTTGTGGATGATGACAGGCTGTCCCTTAAATCGATATGTGAAATGCTTGATTTGATCGGATTAAGAACTATCACGGCATCTGACGGCGAGGAGGCGGTTGATTTGTTCAGAAGGCATTATAAGGATATTGCAGTTGTGATGCTTGATATGAATATGCCGCTCAGATCCGGCAGGGAAACATACCTTGAAATGAAGAAGGTGGATAACGGCGTCAAGGTGATAATCAGCTCAGGTTATGCCAAAGACAATCGTATCGAGGCTCTGATTGCGCTTGGAGTAAGGGCTTTTATTCCGAAACCGTACAGCATCGGCAAGCTTAAAGAGGTGCTGAACGAGATTATAGGCAATATCTGA